Proteins encoded by one window of bacterium:
- a CDS encoding rhomboid family intramembrane serine protease, translating to MLERKKSGSMVCPGCGRLISVNAPSCIHCGRKNPGLWGWGPSLSRWLADFRGLVTSLTIACIALYVISLALDLSAILHPRGMLSLLSPGMESLDRMGMTGRYAISHGRWWTLLTAVYLHGGILHILFNVMWLRQLGYMVEELFGTARAFIIFTVSGVTGFMLSVMMGSMFTLGGSGAIFGMLGSLIYYGRRHGGDFGSALYRQVGSWAIMAFMFGFLFPNIDNWAHFGGFAGGFLISALMGLRQGRKEKKAITLAAGALAAVTLFCFLLAIIRPH from the coding sequence ATGCTCGAACGGAAAAAAAGCGGATCCATGGTATGTCCCGGCTGCGGCCGGCTGATCTCGGTCAACGCGCCCTCGTGCATTCATTGCGGCAGGAAAAATCCCGGCCTCTGGGGCTGGGGTCCGAGCCTCAGCCGCTGGCTGGCTGATTTCCGCGGTCTGGTGACCTCGTTGACCATCGCTTGCATCGCCCTGTACGTCATCAGCCTGGCGCTGGATCTGTCGGCCATTCTGCATCCGCGCGGCATGTTGTCTTTGCTCTCCCCGGGCATGGAAAGCCTGGACCGCATGGGTATGACCGGCCGGTACGCCATCAGCCATGGCCGCTGGTGGACGCTGCTGACCGCGGTCTATCTGCACGGCGGCATTCTGCATATTCTGTTCAATGTCATGTGGCTGCGCCAGCTCGGCTATATGGTGGAAGAGCTGTTCGGCACAGCCCGGGCGTTCATCATCTTTACCGTTTCCGGCGTTACGGGCTTTATGCTCTCGGTGATGATGGGCTCCATGTTCACCCTGGGAGGCTCGGGCGCTATTTTCGGCATGCTCGGCAGCCTGATCTATTACGGCCGCAGGCACGGCGGCGATTTCGGCAGCGCGCTTTATCGCCAGGTGGGCAGCTGGGCGATCATGGCCTTTATGTTCGGCTTTCTTTTTCCCAATATCGACAACTGGGCCCACTTTGGCGGGTTCGCCGGCGGTTTTCTCATCAGCGCCCTGATGGGCCTTCGCCAAGGCCGCAAAGAGAAAAAAGCCATCACCCTTGCGGCCGGGGCTCTGGCGGCGGTTACGCTGTTTTGTTTTTTGCTGGCGATCATTCGGCCGCACTAG
- a CDS encoding glycosyltransferase family 2 protein, with protein MNETSLQVSVIIPVYNRPDLVCRAIDSVLAQSRPADEVIVVDDGSTDDTAVAVQRFGDQVRMIHQPHSGVSAGRNRGIREARYDWLAFLDSDDLWKPNKLQRQCKALQEQPDSLICYTDEEWRKDGRWKNQSKHHQKHSGWIYAHCLPLCIISPSSVLLHRRVLEAAGLFDEQLPACEDYDLWLRVCRRFPVLFLAERLIVKQAGDWEQLSMQHSLDRYRIISLDKVLRQEPLSEEQRLLTVAQLVEKCRIYSLGCRKHGRIEEALWAERMARRDGD; from the coding sequence ATGAACGAAACGAGCCTGCAAGTCAGCGTCATCATTCCAGTGTACAACCGGCCTGATCTGGTCTGCCGGGCGATCGATTCGGTGCTGGCGCAGAGCCGTCCGGCGGATGAGGTGATCGTAGTGGACGACGGCTCCACCGATGACACCGCCGTCGCTGTTCAGCGTTTCGGCGACCAAGTGCGCATGATCCATCAGCCGCACAGCGGCGTGTCCGCCGGACGCAACCGCGGCATTCGCGAGGCGCGCTATGACTGGCTGGCGTTTCTTGATTCCGACGATCTGTGGAAACCGAACAAACTGCAGCGTCAGTGCAAAGCCCTGCAAGAGCAGCCGGATTCGCTGATCTGCTATACGGATGAAGAATGGCGCAAAGACGGCCGCTGGAAGAATCAGAGCAAGCATCATCAAAAGCATTCAGGTTGGATCTATGCCCACTGCCTGCCGCTGTGCATCATCAGTCCGTCGTCAGTGCTGCTGCACCGGCGCGTTCTGGAGGCAGCAGGACTGTTCGATGAGCAGCTGCCGGCGTGCGAAGACTATGATCTCTGGCTGCGGGTCTGTCGGCGCTTTCCGGTGTTGTTCCTCGCGGAACGCTTGATCGTAAAACAGGCCGGCGACTGGGAACAGCTTTCCATGCAGCATAGCCTGGATCGCTATCGCATCATCAGTTTGGATAAGGTGCTGCGGCAGGAGCCCCTGTCCGAAGAACAACGGCTGCTGACTGTCGCTCAGCTGGTGGAAAAGTGCCGTATCTATAGCCTGGGCTGCCGCAAGCACGGCCGAATCGAAGAGGCGCTGTGGGCGGAGAGAATGGCAAGGCGGGATGGGGATTGA